In the genome of Paenibacillus pabuli, the window GAATGGATTCCCAGCAGGAAACTGCTCCTTGCTCTTCTCCATTTTGGCGGTATACCCGAAGACACCTGTGCAGACGGCAATACCGATCAGAACGACTGTAAAATAATCCATGCCACCTGTTTGCCAGATCCCTAACGCCAGGACAGGTCCCACAATGCCGGGAATATAACTGAACAACGAATAATAGGAAATGCCCTGGGAACGGTCTTTCTCCGGCAGGGCATCAATAATGCCAATCTGCAGCGCCATGGAAAAGAAAGCCGTCGATACCCCCTGTAAAATACGAGCCACCAGATAGCCACCGAGACCCGTAAACGTGTATAAAATCAGGGCAAAACCATTCATAATCAAAATAAAACGCAGCACTTTAATCGGCCCGCGCTTTTGAATGATCTGCCCTGCCCATGGCCTGAAAAACATGGTTGTAAACATATAGGCGCCCATAATCAGCCCAATAGTTGTACTGCTCGCCCCCAAGGATTCACCCTGTAAAGGAATAATCACATTAAGGATGGCGTTTGCACTAAAATACAGAAGAACAAGGATGTACAAACGCAGAAAAGGCCAAGACATCGCTCCATTCATCCTTGGTCCTCCCCCTGGAATGTAATTAAATAGGTTAATAATCTTCTGGCATAATCGGACTGAACATCCTTCAGCTGCTTAATAGGTACCATTTCCTCAATCTGACCGTCCCTGAAAATAAGTACCCTGTCACAAATATAAGCTGCCGCCTGAATATCATGCGTAATAAACACATAGCTCATCTGATAGAATTGCTTTAATTCTTTTAACAATCGCAGCACCTGAATCTGCACAGACACGTCCAGCGAACTGATGGCTTCATCAAATACAATGCATCGGGGTTCTGTGGAAATAGCTCTTGCAATACATACTCTCTGGGCCTCTCCACCCGATAGTTCATGTGGATATTTGAGCCTGTAGGAAGGGTCTAATCCCACTTGATGCAACAACGTATCCACCTTGCTTGGCATATCCGCTCTCACTTTTTTTTGAGCCTTCAAAGGCTCCATAATGGCTTCCTCCACCGTAAGAAACGGATTAATGGAGGACGTATAATTCTGAAATACGGCGCTGATGCTGCCCATCCTCACACGGCGGTTATTTATGTTTTTCCCCTCAAATAAAATACGCCCGCGATCAGGTTTTTCAATGCCCAGAATCAAACGTCCCAATGTGGACTTGCCACTCCCACTTTCGCCAATAATGCCCAGACATTCGCCATGCTTGCATTCAAATGCCACTTTTTTCAATACCTGCTGCTTTTGTTTGGAGAATAATCCGCCCTGTTTATAGGACTTTTCGATCCCATCTACCTTGAGCAACTGCATCCTCTCCCTGCATCAATTTCCTGAAATGATTGCTCAGCTCCAATCGGGTGGAAACCAAATATTGAGTATAGGCATGCTTAGGCTTCGTAAATACAGACCGAATGTCCCCGCTTTCGACAATGGCTCCGTCTTTCATAACCATCACTTCATCCCCAATTTTCTGAACCACACCGAGATCATGGGATATAAACAGCATGGAACACCCCATTCGCTCACGCAGTTGAATGAATTGTTCAACCACTTCATATTGAGAAATCGTATCCAGCGCCGTTGTCGGTTCATCCGCAATGATCAGATCCGGCTCCAACACAAGTGCCAATGCAATCATGATTCGCTGCAGCATGCCACCGGATAACTGATGTGGATATTGATTCAGGATTTCCTGCGGATGCTTTAACATGACACTTTCCATGGCGCCAATGATCTTTCGCTCGCTATCTCTGTTATTCCAGTCGAAATGCGTCTGGAGCGTCTCTCGAATATGAACGCCAATGACTGAAGAAGGGTCAAAGGCACTCATGCCATTCTGCAAAATCATGCACAGATTTTTTCCTCTTCTTCGTCTCATCTCTTGTTCGGAAAGCATGTTCAAGTCCTCGCCTTGGAAGAGTATCGTTCCAGATTGGCGAATCCAGGGTTTATTCAAACGCATAATGGACCTGCACGTGACAGACTTGCCACTTCCGCTTTCCCCGACAATGGCCAGACAGCTTCCTTGTTTGACCTGAAATGAACTGTCATGAATAATGACCTTGTCCGTATGGGCATCCCAGACCTTCAAATGCTTAACCTCTACTGTATTCATAAACGTTCTTTCCCACCTCTTTTTTACGAAGCTTACCTTGGGAAGTCATCAATTTGGGGTCCAAAGCGACCTGAAGTGCATCCGATAAAAAATTAAAGGCCGACACCACAATGACAATGGCTATTCCAGGTGCCAGCATTAACTCCGGTCTGGAGAACATGACTTGCCTTGCCTCATTCAGCATCATCCCCCATTCCGCATGAGGGGCCTGAATTCCCAGCCCCAGAAAGGAAAGCCCAGAGATCTGCAGCATCATCGAACACATCGAGCCGCTGGCAATCACCGTAATATCTGCAAATGTAACTGGAACAATATGCTTGATGATAATGCTAAGGCTGCCAATGCCAGAGGCTTTGGCGAATTTCACATACTCCATCTCGGAGAACTGCATCACGGATGTGCGAATAACGCGGGCAAACCACGCCCATTTCATAACCACGAACGCAATCAGAATATGTTCAAGTCCCGCGCCCAAAATACCGACCACCGCCAGTGTCATGACGTACCCCGGAAAAGACAGCATGACATCACATATTCTCATGATCCAGGCATCAGTCTTCCCCTTGAAATAACCCGCGATAAATCCGACGATAGCTCCGACCAGAACAGACATCATCAAGGCTACCAATACCCATAGTACACTGGGTCGAATACCATAAATGAGTCTGGATAACACACATCTGCCCAAATGATCATTTCCTAACCAATAGCTCCAGGAGGAAGAAGCATATCGAAGCTTCATATTTACTTCCTCCTGGTCATGGGGTGCACACCAAGGGGCACATATGCCAGCAGCAATAATGATCACAATGACAGCGAGTGATGTCATTGCAAGCTTGTCTTTGCTCAAATTTCTTAATAATCGCATCAGAGATCCTTTCTTAACCGGGGATTCATCGCCGCATTGATCACGTCAGAAATGGTATTAAACAGCACAAAGGTTACCGCCAAAATAAGCACATACGCCTGAATCATCGGGAAATCCCGACTGAGAATGGACCTCACGCTTAACCTCCCGAGTCCCGGCCACGCAAACACATTTTCAATCACGACGGTACTGCCGAGCACGATGGGGATCGCCATACAAAATATAGATACCGCCACTTGCAGCGAATTTCGTAAAATATGCAGGGTCACCTTCCGCTCACTTAAACCGCTTGCCCGTCCATAGAGAACATAATCTTCATTCATGTTGCTTAACATCGAACTCCGGACCGTTCTGAAATAAATGCCTGTATAACTCACCGTGATCACGATTACCGGCAGAATGTAATTCTTCAATGAGTCCATGCCGCTCGTGGGCAACAAGTCCAGCTTGACGGAAAAAGTCCAGATCAGGATGGCTGCGAGCCAGTAGGATGGCATCGCGGTTAGGATAAACGAGATGCCTCTGACCGATTTATCGACGACTTTCCCTTCTCTCATGGCACAGATCACACCCAGAAAAATGGACAGCATAATGATGAACACCGATGAGACCAGCGTTAACTTTAATGTATTCAGGAATGCCGGACCGACAAGGGACCACACGGGTTCACCGGATACATACGAGCTGCCAAAATCAAACTGCATACAGGCGATCAACCAATTCACATACTGGACGAAGAACGGTTTATCAAATCCTAAAGCTTCATTCGTTTGGGCGATTAATTCGTCCGTAATCTGAGGAACCTCCTGTGCCTGTAACACAACTACAGCGGGGTCCAGGGGCGAAAGATTAATGAGTACAAACGTTATAAATGAAATGACGAACAGTAAGGGTATGGCGAGCAATATCCGTTTGACTATATAACTTCCCATATCCATCCCCGCTCTATTTAAAATTCATTTGCTCAAATGGCAGTTCATATTGAGTCTGTTTGAATGAGATTCCGTCCAGATTTTTAGAAGCCACGACAGTAACCCGTCCATTGGTAATCGGAATAAACACAGCTTCATCATGCACGATTTTCATAATGTCGGCGTACAGGGATTGGCGGGAAGCCTCATCTGTGGAGACCATAACTTCATCAATTTTTTTATATAGTTCATCTGCCTGAGCTATGCCGCTTGTTGTATGTTTATAGGCAGAATCCGAAGTAAACGCAGAGATGGTGCTCTGTGGATCGTACGCCAACCCCCAGGTTTGGTTGAACAACAGATCATATTCCCCGCTTGCCCTTCTGTTCGCGATGGAAGTGGATTCCTCACCGACAATCTCCAGCTGAATGCCCAATCCTTTTAAGGCATGCTGGATCCATTCCGCCTGTGTTTTTTGCGAAGATGAATTGCTGTCATAATACAGGGTCATGGCTAATTGCTGGCTGTTCTTTGTCCTCACTGCTTCCGCGTTTGATAAGGTCCAGCCCGCTTTTTCCAAAAGCTCTTTTGCAGTTTCAGGATTATACTCCCGCTTCTTCAATTCAACATTTGCATAGTTCACATTCGACGAGAATAAGGTGTCCGCTACGGTCTGGGTTCCGTTAAAAATGTCATGGCTAATTGTTTCCCGATCAATGGCAACCCATATCGCTTCACGGACAGCCGTTTCGTGGACCGGGTTATCCAATTTACTGCTATTGGCGACGATCATATTTGTATTCATCGCTTCACTTCGAACCACTTGAAAATCATCCGAGTCAGCCAATTGATTCATGGCTTCAACATCAATGCTGTCCGCACCCCGATCGTCCGTGAACACAAAGTTGATTTCGCCCTTTTGTAATGCGAGTAATGTCGTTTCTCCTGCCGGCAGAACCTTGGACGTGATTTTCTGAATCTCAGGTGCGCCGCCCCAGTATTCTTCATTGGCTTCAAATGTCGCATTCTCATCGATTTTATGTCCTGTCAGCTTGTAGGGCCCTGTGCCGTGATAGCCGCTTACCCCGTCCTTTGTGCCACCATTCGTAAAATCTTTGGGTGATATAAATACATACGGTCTGGTCATGGACAGCTCTACCAGGGTTGGGTAGTAAGGCTCGGAAAGTACCAATTCGAATGTGTATTCATCTATGACTGTTGTACTTACGATTTTGGTCGACAGCTTAATCCATGCATGTTTTTCGGCATTGGCCTGAACCGCATCGATATTTTGTTTGACCGCCTCGGCGTTAAACGGTTCACCATCATGAAACTTCACATCCTGCCGCAAATGGAACGTATACGTTTTCCCGTCTTCGGCAATATCCCAGGATTCCGCCAGTAATGGCTTGATTCCATCGACTGTGTTCTCAACCAAAGATTCGTAAACCATCCCTTGTGCGGGCATGGAGCCTGTATACAGATGAGGATTCATATCATTAATATCCTTGGCGGATGCATAAATGAGTTCAGTTTTGACCTCGCTACTCGCAGACTCGGTATTGGAGTTAGCACCCTCCTTTTGACCGCATCCGGCAATGATGGTAATCATGGACACCAGCAATAATAAAAAACGAAAAGCACTACCCTTGTTCACAACATTTCCTCCTGATCATGAAAAATATATAGATTGAGATGTAATTAAACCTTGCTGTTCGTCAGACCTGAGCAGATCATCCGAATGTCTTCAGCGAAGGATTGCACGACAAAAGCATCGGACAGATGCTGATCCGGGTGAGTGCGGGCAACTTCTTGAATCTTCGCCTCATATTTGGCAATAAACGTATCGAGGGTTGGACAGCTTACCTGCAAATGCCTCGCAATGCCCTGAATGATTTTGATGCGGTAGTAATCTTCCTTGGGCATTCTCGGAATGTCCAAAGCTCCATCCTGATTGATGAACATCTTCCTGAAAGGAACGGCTGAAAAGTCAAAATATTTGCCCTCCGGGTTGGGCTCCGAGAAGGGATCAATCAATAACGAGGTGTATCGTATGTATAATAAGTACTCTTGATGAATGTCCTGCAACTGATTAAAGTTCTCGATATCCTGACGTGACAAACTCTCCAATCGGACCGGATAATTATCATCCGTCATGAATTGAAGCAGATTGACCCCCTGGATACGGAGCCGATCCGTAATTGTCATAATCTCATTCCATTGTGTCCGCATGTCCCGAATCAAATATTGGGTTACAGGACCTTCGGGGTAGATTTTATATACAAATTTCCGAGTGTCTGACGCCCCGAAGATGGCATCCAATGAGAAGTCATTCATGAACAAAGGCGGGTGCACATATAAAGAAATATTTCTCGTTTCCGCCTCGATTGGAGAAGACATAACTTCCAGTGCAATGCCCAATTGCTCGTACATCCTGCACAATCTGTCGACAGCTTCCGAAGGCGTTGAAGTCGAACCAATGTAGACCTTTTTCTTGACGCCTGTTGTAATGACATAATTGGACGGTTGTTCGAGCATCCATCGGGTATCCCCCAAATAGGTAGAAAAGCTGATCACTTCCGTATCCGCATGCAGCTGCCTCACATAATGGCTTACCAGCAGGTTGGAGCCAAAGGTTGGAGAGACCAGAATCATGCATTTCACTTGTTTGATGAAGTGTTTATTCATTTGTTTCAATACATCGATATAAGCATCGGTTGTCACAGCGAAAATGAGTGTATCCCATTCGCCTTCAATGGTCTCATATCCCTTAAACACCCGATCGATGAAGCATTCACCTGCCAATGGTCGATGCTTTTCATTTTGAATGCTTGCTGCAATGAATCCGTCACTTTGCCGAGTCGCTTCAAAAAAAGATGCTGAACGCACCGATTCTCTTCCCGCGATGCCTACGGTGCAGCTGAATTGCTTTTTGAGCGATACTGCCAGCTGAATGGATGCAGGGCCTGTTCCGAGCAACAGCACTCGTTGAAATCCGCTCATATGGACCTCTCTTTCCCAAGCTCAAGCGAGCTATGCTTTTTGGTATAGCGCAATATCGAACACATCATCCGGACGCAGGATATTATCGACCAGTCTCCACTTGCTGCTGTCGGTCTCTCTCATGGGATAGTTGAACAACGACTTTAACTGGTTACCGTACCTCATTGCCACCACCACATGTTCATTCGTCAATGCATGCAATTGATCGAGCAGATCATATTTATTGGCAACCGTAGAACTGAAAATGATATGTGTTGCCTTTCTCGTAAAAGCAAGGTCCTGCACCAATGTTTGTTGCAAATGAATGTTCAGGCCCGCACCCAGCTTATCCACAACCTTCTGCCCAAGTGTAATGGCTTCTGGGTCAATATCGATGCCAACCACCTCTGCCCCTGTTCGCTTGGCGATAAACAAAGGTGTCATGGGAAATGACCCGGAGCCTACCAGAAGCACTTTGGAATCCGTGGTGACATGAGAGCTGCCAAACTCTTTTTCAATACATTCTTCTATATTTCTGAAATAATCCGCGATTTCCACATCTCCGTCTTGCAGCTTCAATGCCCGATATTTCTCCATAATCGCCACACACCGTGCAGATTTGTCTCGCAGATCAAGGACAAGCTGATGTAAGCTGCCTGATTCCTGCTGATCGAGCTGCTCCCATATTCGTTCATTTTGCTTGTCCGTTATAAACGTGGAATAGTCATCAATTAAACCCTCCAGCGCTGAGCTGTGCTGAACCGTATGATCATATCTGCCTGCCAACTCATCGAATTTCCCGGAAAAATCACTCAAGCATGTTTGAAAATTAATCAAAGTCTGCATTCCTTTCCCCCTATAACTCGTCATGGTCGTGCATCTATAAATGCTTTGCCCTGGGCTACAATTCCAACAGATCCTTCGATTGTAATTCGTTCAAGACCTGTCCCATTCCACTCAGCCATCACTTTAATCGCACCGCCAGGCTGTTTGATATGCTGAACGATTTCTCTTTGCCTGCTCCATGCCAGATAGGCTCCAATAGAGGCGGTACCCGAACCACACCCCCTTTCCCAGATCAGACTATCCAGCTGTGGAACAAATATGAGCGGTGCCAGCTCCTGCGACTGGGCGTTGTATAATAAAATGCCAATCAGCTTATCCCCCAAGGTTAAGCCTAATAATCGCGCCAGCGCTTGTGCCCTTTTTCTCATCGCTTCATCGAACGCATCCACTTCAACGACGATATGGATGAACTCCCGATACCGCACAATCACCATATCCATATCGATTCCTTCATACTTGACGGTGCGTCGTTCAATCTGCTCAGGAAGGGGCATCGTGACTTGGCAGAAATATTCATTTTGCCGCTGCTTCACCTGACACCTGATTAATTGATCCGTCCCGGAAACCTCCAAGACGATTTCTGTAAAATCCGAGGATTCCAACTTGTTCTCGGAAGCGATATACGCAGCCAAGGCCATGCAGGCATTCCCGCAGAACTCTCCACCAGCCATGTCCAGACGGGCAGCCGCCTCCGGTTGCATCGCTCCTCCAATGAACCCGACTTGTTCGGCGTATACGTTGTCATAGGACATGATTTGATCAGCAATATGTGGATAGGTTGCAGCTGGATGGACTGTTTGCACCAAAACCGTCATATTTTGAGTGGGATTAAACTTGATAAAATCAATCTCCTGTTTCATCGCAGCCGCTGCTCCTATTCTTGTGATGGAATTAAGCCTGAGTTCACTTAATCACACTTTAATAGTAATGATTACGATTATCAGTCGAGAAAAATATAGCACATCCCACTTGGGAGCGTCAACATATATTTCCATATCAAAATGAGAGTATTTTGACTGTAATTTTATGTTCAAACGGGAACAGAGCTGACGCATTTGCGTCAACCCTATTTAGCCAAACGTATGAAATTACAGGTTTATCAGCGACTTTTAAAAGGCATAACGGACGCCAGCAATGCTCTTGCATATTCATCGGTTGCATCCGAGAGACAATTTCGCTCAAGCTCCTCCACGATCGTTCCCCGATACAGAAAGAGTACCCGGTCACACAGATTCGCCACGGCCTGAAGATCATGTGCAACAAAGAGATAGGTCATGTTCAGTTCATGCTGCAACGTGCGCAGCAACTCCAGAATTTGCGCCTGAACGGAGACATCCAAAGAACTGAGTGCTTCGTCCAACACCAGAAATTTCGGACGGGTTGAGATCGCACGGGCTATGCACACCCGCTGTAATTGTCCCCCACTCAGTTCGTGCGCATATTTGTGCATGAGCGCATGAGGAAGCCCCACCTTGGCGAGCAGATCATTGACCCGATCATCCAGATCAGCGGTATCCCCCAGTGCAAGCAACGGTTCAGTTGAACCACATCTATTAAATTAAAAATACGGAAACAACAAAAAACAGTCACCTGATTAAGGTCACCGTTTCTTGCGTCCATTCGCTATTGTATTAGCATATTATCTTATTCATTATTCACGTAACTGTTATCAGTTACCCGCCGTTTGACTGCAACTTTTGCAATGCCTGTTCAGCCAGCGCGGCCAGAAGATGTGCGCCAAGCGGCAGCGCCCGTTCATCCACATCAAATGCAGGATGATGCCATTCGTGCGGACCGGAAGTTCCGAGAAAGAGGAACAGACCCGGGACCTCCTTTTGATAAAAGGAAAAATCCTCGCCTGCCGGGGAAGGTATCGGTCGGATACTGTTCAGCCCAATCCCGCTCGCGACCTGCTCCGCCGCAGCAGCCAATGACGCATCATTGACCACAGCAGGGGGACCCTGAATCCAGCGAACCGTAGCACGTGTTCCATAGGCTGCTGCAACACCGGCAACCACCTGATTGAAGCGCTCGCGAATCCGTGCACGCACCTTCTCGTCAAATGTACGCACAGTGCCATCCAAGATGGCTTCTTCGGGAATGACATTCCAGGCAGTGCCACTGTTTATTTTGGTCACACTGATGACGGCGCTCTCCTGTGCTCCGACATTACGGCTCACGATGGCCTGTAATGCAGTCACAATATGAGAGGCAACAACAATCGGATCAATGCCCGCTTCCGGGACCGCTGCATGGGTTCCAACACCCTCCACTTTGACCACAAAACCGTCTGCCGCTGCGAGCAGCGCTCCTTCACGGATACCTACCGTACCAACTTGCAGATCCGGTTTGTTATGCAAACCAAAAACAGCCTGAACTTCGGATAACGTTCCGCTCTGAATAACCTGTCGTGCTCCCGTCGCTTTCTCCTCCGAAGGCTGGAAAATCAAACGAACCTTGCCTGGCAGCCGGGACTCACGCTGTTTCAACAAACGTGCAGCACCGATCAGAATGGCAGTATGTGCATCATGGCCGCAGGCGTGCATCCGGCCAGCAATTTGTGAGGCATACTCCAGATTTGTTTCTTCCTGAATCGGCAGGGCATCAATATCTGCTCGCAGTGCCACGACAGGGCCATCGCCCTGGCCAATTTCAGCGATAAGGCCTGTGCGCAAAGAATACTCGTCTGCTATTCGTACCCCTTCCTCCACCAGCCAGTCCCGAATGGCTTCTGTCGTTTCCCGTTCCTCACCAGATAACTCAGGGTTACGATGCAAATGTCGCCGAATCGCGGTTAAGTGCGCTGCAAACCCTTCATCCTGCCCAACGTAAAGTCCCTGCTTGCTACCGTTCTGTGCTTCCTGCTCTGTCTGTTGCTCAGGCTGTTTCAGTTCGTTGCTCACGACATCGCCTCCTTTGATCCTTGTATGTGTCACCTATAAAGGGATTCTGCATGGATACGGGTCCATACACTTCACTCCGCAGGTATGCTCTCTACCATGTATATAACTAACTGATCACCGCTTGTGCAGTTGTTAATTCACTCGCAAATTCGCCCAGTCCTTGATCATCCAGTGCCTCACGCAACAATTCAAATGAACGAATGCGCTTGGCAAAATCACGTGTGGCTGTGGTAACAATCAACTCATCCACGGCAAAATCCTGCTGGAACTTCGCCAGAGCCTGACCGACCGTTTCCTTTGTACCTCTCGTCACACTTGGCTCCAGAATCTCGATCCGATATTTCTCGTTCGACTGCCGACCGAATTCTTCCGCCTGTTCCACGGAACCAACGGTTAATACTTTGCCATTCTCCAGATGGATCTTGACCAACATATGTTCACTTGCCAGTCCTTCGGCTTCTTCCGCACTCTCCGCCACAATTAATGATATAGCGAGGATGGCATATGGCTCCCGTCCATGTGAGCGGTCGAACTGTTCCCGGTAAGTACGCAAAGCCTCCAGTGCTACTTCCGTGTTGCTATTAATAAACAATGAAAATACATAAGGCAATCCCAGTTCTGCCGCCATGCCTGCGCTATCGACACTTGCCCCAAGCACGTAGAGCTCAGCCGGGATTGCGGATACCGGTGCAGCACTCAAGCCTGCCAAAGGATGTGTTTCATCTTCATGCGGTTCATTATGGATGAACTGCTTCACCTGATTAATTTTA includes:
- a CDS encoding ABC transporter ATP-binding protein, with protein sequence MLKVDGIEKSYKQGGLFSKQKQQVLKKVAFECKHGECLGIIGESGSGKSTLGRLILGIEKPDRGRILFEGKNINNRRVRMGSISAVFQNYTSSINPFLTVEEAIMEPLKAQKKVRADMPSKVDTLLHQVGLDPSYRLKYPHELSGGEAQRVCIARAISTEPRCIVFDEAISSLDVSVQIQVLRLLKELKQFYQMSYVFITHDIQAAAYICDRVLIFRDGQIEEMVPIKQLKDVQSDYARRLLTYLITFQGEDQG
- the cntD gene encoding staphylopine uptake ABC transporter ATP-binding protein CntD, giving the protein MNTVEVKHLKVWDAHTDKVIIHDSSFQVKQGSCLAIVGESGSGKSVTCRSIMRLNKPWIRQSGTILFQGEDLNMLSEQEMRRRRGKNLCMILQNGMSAFDPSSVIGVHIRETLQTHFDWNNRDSERKIIGAMESVMLKHPQEILNQYPHQLSGGMLQRIMIALALVLEPDLIIADEPTTALDTISQYEVVEQFIQLRERMGCSMLFISHDLGVVQKIGDEVMVMKDGAIVESGDIRSVFTKPKHAYTQYLVSTRLELSNHFRKLMQGEDAVAQGRWDRKVL
- the cntC gene encoding staphylopine uptake ABC transporter permease subunit CntC; its protein translation is MRLLRNLSKDKLAMTSLAVIVIIIAAGICAPWCAPHDQEEVNMKLRYASSSWSYWLGNDHLGRCVLSRLIYGIRPSVLWVLVALMMSVLVGAIVGFIAGYFKGKTDAWIMRICDVMLSFPGYVMTLAVVGILGAGLEHILIAFVVMKWAWFARVIRTSVMQFSEMEYVKFAKASGIGSLSIIIKHIVPVTFADITVIASGSMCSMMLQISGLSFLGLGIQAPHAEWGMMLNEARQVMFSRPELMLAPGIAIVIVVSAFNFLSDALQVALDPKLMTSQGKLRKKEVGKNVYEYSRG
- the opp1B gene encoding nickel/cobalt ABC transporter permease; translation: MGSYIVKRILLAIPLLFVISFITFVLINLSPLDPAVVVLQAQEVPQITDELIAQTNEALGFDKPFFVQYVNWLIACMQFDFGSSYVSGEPVWSLVGPAFLNTLKLTLVSSVFIIMLSIFLGVICAMREGKVVDKSVRGISFILTAMPSYWLAAILIWTFSVKLDLLPTSGMDSLKNYILPVIVITVSYTGIYFRTVRSSMLSNMNEDYVLYGRASGLSERKVTLHILRNSLQVAVSIFCMAIPIVLGSTVVIENVFAWPGLGRLSVRSILSRDFPMIQAYVLILAVTFVLFNTISDVINAAMNPRLRKDL
- the cntA gene encoding staphylopine-dependent metal ABC transporter substrate-binding lipoprotein, whose translation is MNKGSAFRFLLLLVSMITIIAGCGQKEGANSNTESASSEVKTELIYASAKDINDMNPHLYTGSMPAQGMVYESLVENTVDGIKPLLAESWDIAEDGKTYTFHLRQDVKFHDGEPFNAEAVKQNIDAVQANAEKHAWIKLSTKIVSTTVIDEYTFELVLSEPYYPTLVELSMTRPYVFISPKDFTNGGTKDGVSGYHGTGPYKLTGHKIDENATFEANEEYWGGAPEIQKITSKVLPAGETTLLALQKGEINFVFTDDRGADSIDVEAMNQLADSDDFQVVRSEAMNTNMIVANSSKLDNPVHETAVREAIWVAIDRETISHDIFNGTQTVADTLFSSNVNYANVELKKREYNPETAKELLEKAGWTLSNAEAVRTKNSQQLAMTLYYDSNSSSQKTQAEWIQHALKGLGIQLEIVGEESTSIANRRASGEYDLLFNQTWGLAYDPQSTISAFTSDSAYKHTTSGIAQADELYKKIDEVMVSTDEASRQSLYADIMKIVHDEAVFIPITNGRVTVVASKNLDGISFKQTQYELPFEQMNFK
- a CDS encoding opine metallophore biosynthesis dehydrogenase, which translates into the protein MSGFQRVLLLGTGPASIQLAVSLKKQFSCTVGIAGRESVRSASFFEATRQSDGFIAASIQNEKHRPLAGECFIDRVFKGYETIEGEWDTLIFAVTTDAYIDVLKQMNKHFIKQVKCMILVSPTFGSNLLVSHYVRQLHADTEVISFSTYLGDTRWMLEQPSNYVITTGVKKKVYIGSTSTPSEAVDRLCRMYEQLGIALEVMSSPIEAETRNISLYVHPPLFMNDFSLDAIFGASDTRKFVYKIYPEGPVTQYLIRDMRTQWNEIMTITDRLRIQGVNLLQFMTDDNYPVRLESLSRQDIENFNQLQDIHQEYLLYIRYTSLLIDPFSEPNPEGKYFDFSAVPFRKMFINQDGALDIPRMPKEDYYRIKIIQGIARHLQVSCPTLDTFIAKYEAKIQEVARTHPDQHLSDAFVVQSFAEDIRMICSGLTNSKV
- a CDS encoding methyltransferase domain-containing protein gives rise to the protein MQTLINFQTCLSDFSGKFDELAGRYDHTVQHSSALEGLIDDYSTFITDKQNERIWEQLDQQESGSLHQLVLDLRDKSARCVAIMEKYRALKLQDGDVEIADYFRNIEECIEKEFGSSHVTTDSKVLLVGSGSFPMTPLFIAKRTGAEVVGIDIDPEAITLGQKVVDKLGAGLNIHLQQTLVQDLAFTRKATHIIFSSTVANKYDLLDQLHALTNEHVVVAMRYGNQLKSLFNYPMRETDSSKWRLVDNILRPDDVFDIALYQKA
- a CDS encoding diaminopimelate epimerase, yielding MKQEIDFIKFNPTQNMTVLVQTVHPAATYPHIADQIMSYDNVYAEQVGFIGGAMQPEAAARLDMAGGEFCGNACMALAAYIASENKLESSDFTEIVLEVSGTDQLIRCQVKQRQNEYFCQVTMPLPEQIERRTVKYEGIDMDMVIVRYREFIHIVVEVDAFDEAMRKRAQALARLLGLTLGDKLIGILLYNAQSQELAPLIFVPQLDSLIWERGCGSGTASIGAYLAWSRQREIVQHIKQPGGAIKVMAEWNGTGLERITIEGSVGIVAQGKAFIDARP
- a CDS encoding ABC transporter ATP-binding protein, with the translated sequence MLALGDTADLDDRVNDLLAKVGLPHALMHKYAHELSGGQLQRVCIARAISTRPKFLVLDEALSSLDVSVQAQILELLRTLQHELNMTYLFVAHDLQAVANLCDRVLFLYRGTIVEELERNCLSDATDEYARALLASVMPFKSR
- a CDS encoding amidohydrolase, producing the protein MRRHLHRNPELSGEERETTEAIRDWLVEEGVRIADEYSLRTGLIAEIGQGDGPVVALRADIDALPIQEETNLEYASQIAGRMHACGHDAHTAILIGAARLLKQRESRLPGKVRLIFQPSEEKATGARQVIQSGTLSEVQAVFGLHNKPDLQVGTVGIREGALLAAADGFVVKVEGVGTHAAVPEAGIDPIVVASHIVTALQAIVSRNVGAQESAVISVTKINSGTAWNVIPEEAILDGTVRTFDEKVRARIRERFNQVVAGVAAAYGTRATVRWIQGPPAVVNDASLAAAAEQVASGIGLNSIRPIPSPAGEDFSFYQKEVPGLFLFLGTSGPHEWHHPAFDVDERALPLGAHLLAALAEQALQKLQSNGG
- a CDS encoding LLM class flavin-dependent oxidoreductase, yielding MGIRVGILDQTPIYEGETPIDAFRHTIELVQRAEQLGFHRFWVSEHHDSGHVAGSSPEVLISHLLAHTERIRLGSGGVMLQHYSPYKVAENFNVLSALGPGRIDLGIGRAPGGLPRSTQALQQGIQEAASLKDKINQVKQFIHNEPHEDETHPLAGLSAAPVSAIPAELYVLGASVDSAGMAAELGLPYVFSLFINSNTEVALEALRTYREQFDRSHGREPYAILAISLIVAESAEEAEGLASEHMLVKIHLENGKVLTVGSVEQAEEFGRQSNEKYRIEILEPSVTRGTKETVGQALAKFQQDFAVDELIVTTATRDFAKRIRSFELLREALDDQGLGEFASELTTAQAVIS